From one Nilaparvata lugens isolate BPH chromosome 2, ASM1435652v1, whole genome shotgun sequence genomic stretch:
- the LOC111045303 gene encoding defensin — protein sequence MHSSITAVLLLVASVMALYVVHVNSLPTGMPVEDDLVLTGDELPAAVGRESAVATGSRAKRATCDLLSFNSKWVTPNHAGCAAHCLIRGKKGGSCKNAICYCRN from the exons ATGCATTCTTCCATTACTGCTGTTCTTCTGCTAGTTGCCTCTGTAATGGCACTGTACGTCGTTCATGTGAACAGTCTACCAACTGGTATGCCAGTTGAAGACGATCTCGTTCTTACAG GAGACGAACTCCCTGCTGCAGTGGGTCGTGAATCGGCTGTAGCGACCGGCAGCCGCGCGAAGCGAGCAACGTGCGACCTGCTCAGCTTCAACAGCAAATGGGTGACTCCGAACCATGCCGGTTGCGCGGCTCACTGTTTAATCAGAGGCAAGAAGGGAGGCAGCTGCAAAAATGCTATTTGCTACTGCAGGAACTAA